The Streptomyces sp. V4I8 genome includes the window TGGTCACGACGTTCATCGACTTCGACGCCCGCACCATCACGTACAGCAGCGCGGGCCATCCGCCACCCGTCCTGATCCACCCCGACGGCCGGGTGGAGTTCCTCGACCGGGCGACCGACACTCCCCTGGACGCCCGTCCCGACCCGATCCCGAGACCGCAGGCGGTCACCACGTACACCGACGGCGCCACGCTCGCCCTCTACACCGACGGCCTGATCGAACGCCGCCGCGAGGACATCGACACGGGGCTGGGCCGCCTCGCCGACGCCCTCGTCCGCCATCGCGGGTCCGACCCCGAGACCCTCGCCGACGCCGTCCTGCTGGAGCTGCTGCCGCCGGGCGGCGCCACGGACGACACGGCACTGATCATCGTGCGGCTGTGACGCGCCGTGATGAACGAGCAGACGCGACGGCTCCCCGCAAGGGCGGCCCCCCTGCCACCGGGCAATCAAGATCACGCCAAACCGCACCACCGGGTTGCCGCGCACGGCCCCCGGACACCAGGCTGGTCCGGCGGCCCCTCCCCACCCGCAACCGACGCCACCCACCCCCCCCTGACACCCAGTCAGGAGAACACCCGCGGGCGGCATACGTCCGACCCGACCCGGTTCCGGCCTGTCCCCCCTGCGCCTACACTGGCAGCCCCACGGCACGCTGGTTGACCTGCCAGAACGCGGCGGTTGGAGCTGATCCGCCGGAGTGAGGAGCGACCCCCTTGTTCTATTACGTACTGAAATACGTGTTGTTGGGACCGCTGCTGAGACTGTTCTTCCGGCCCCGAATAGAAGGCCTCGAGCACGTACCGGCCACCGGCGCGGCCATCGTCGCCGGCAACCACCTGTCGTTCTCCGACCACTTCCTGATGCCGGCGATGCTCAAGCGGCGCATCACCTTCCTCGCGAAGAAGGAGTACTTCACCGGCCCCGGCATCAAGGGCCGCCTGACCGCGGCCTTCTTCCGCAGCGCAGGCCAGATCCCCGTCGACCGCACGGGCAAGGAGGCGGGCCAGGCCGCGATCCGTGAGGGCCTCGGCGTGCTGAGCAAGGACGAGCTCCTCGGCATCTACCCCGAGGGCACCCGCTCGCACGACGGCCGCCTCTACAAGGGCAAGGTCGGCGTCGCCGTGATGGCCCTCAAGGCCCAGGTCCCGGTCATCCCCTGCGCGATGATCGGCACGTTCGAGGCCCAGCCGCCGGGCAAGGTCATCCCCAACATCCACCCGGTGACGATCCGCTTCGGCAAGCCCCTCGACTTCTCCCGCTACGCCGGCATGGAGAACGAGAAGGCGATCCTGCGCGCCGTGACCGACGAGATCATGTACGCCATCCTGTCGCTGTCCGAGCAGGAGTACGTCGACCAGTACGCGGCCGTCGCCAAGGCCGAGGAGGCCGCGGCCAAGGTGGAGAAGGAGCGCAAGTTCCCACGGCTGCCCATAAGTTGACCAGGGGGAGGTCGGGGCCGTCGGCGCCACCGTGATTCAGTCGAGAATCCCGAGCGCCTCGTCGAGCAGCCCCCGCAACCGCCGCGCGTCCGCCGCCACCGCGCTCACCAACGCGCCCGGCCCGGCGAGGGGCAGCACGGCGGCGTGCTCCCCCAGTACCCGAGGCGTCACCGGAGTGTCGGCGAACTCGGGGCGTACGACGAGGAGCTGCCCGGCGGCTCGATAGCCGCCGAGCCCTGCGGGTCCGTCCCAGCCGCCCGGCGCGCCGGGCCCGCAGGCGAGTTCCTGATCGAGGACGACCCGGCCCGCGACCCGCACCCGGATCCGGCTGCTGAGGCGCCCGGGTTCCTCGCCCACCCGTCCGAGCACCTGCTCCTCGCGCAGCACGAGCCGCCCGGTCGCACCGACGTCGACGTGTGTCGTGACGTGCAGATCACTTCCCCTGGCGGAGATCAACTGCTCGGGCAGCCAGTGCAGTTCGGCCCCGTCGGCGACCGACAGCCGTACGTCGTAGCGGGCCTCGCCCTTGCTCTGGCCCGGCAGCGCGATGGTGGCCGCCGCCGAGCCGAGGCGCAGCCGGGCGCCGGTCTCCACGGCGGCCTCCACAGTGAAGTGGTCACCGCCGAGGGGCCCGCTCATCGCGCCGACGAGCACCACCCGCGCCTCGGCGCCGCTCGCCCGGGTCCGTCTGAGCGCCAGCGGCCCGTCGCCGTCGAGTACGGGCAGGGAGGTGCCGCCCCGCCCGTCGTCCCGGGCGACGATCCGCGCGACGGCCCGTACCCCACCGCTCACGGTCACGCCGTCCACGCCGCGAGCTGGGCCCGCACCCAGTCGGCGACGTCCCGCACTCCGGGCTCGCTCCTCAGTGACTGGAAGACGACCGGCAGTTCGGCCCGCTGCGCCTTGGCGTCGGCCGCCATGCGCGCCAGGTCGGAGCCTACGTAGGGCGCGAGGTCGGTCTTGTTGACGACGAGCAGGTCGGCGGTGGTGACGCCGGGCCCTCCCTTGCGGGGGATGTCGTCTCCGCCGGCGACGTCGATCACGAAGATCTGCGCGTCGACGAGCCCCTTGGAGAAGGTGGCGGTGAGGTTGTCCCCGCCGGACTCGACGAGGATGAGGTCGAGGGGGCCGACCTCGTCCTCCAGGTCCTCGACGGCTTCGAGGTTCGCGGAGATGTCGTCCCGGATCGCCGTGTGCGGACAGGCCCCGGTCTCCACGGCCGTGATCCGCTCGGGCGGCAGCACGGCCTCCCGCAGCAGGAACTCGGCGTCCTCCCGCGTGTAGATGTCGTTCGTGACGACGGCGAGGGACAACTCGTCGCGCAGTGCCCGGCACAGCGCGGCGACGGTGGCCGTCTTGCCGGACCCGACGGGCCCGCCGAGGCCGATGCGCAGCCCACGGCGCGATCCGTCGGGACGGTGCGCGTCGGCGCTGACGGCGGAGGGACCGTCGTGGGTGTGGGCGTGGTCGAGATGCATAGAGACGACTCCAGTCGCTTTGGGCCCGTCCGGCGTTTGAGGACGAGGCCCTTCGGGCCGATGGGGGTCCAGGGGGCGTAGCCCCCTGGCGGGGCAGAAGGGGCGGAGCCCCTTCAGGGAGGGGACGGGTAGGGGCGGCGGGGGCGAAATCCCCCTACGACGCGAACAGCCGTACCGCCCAAGCCGCATGCACCTCCGCCCCGATCTCCAACAACGGAGCAGAACCCGCAGGCAACTCGTCGACCCCGCCCCCCACGACCCGCCGCCCGGCCTCCACCGCCCGGTCCACCACCCGGTCCATCTCGGACGCCAACCGCGCCAGCACCGCCGTGGCGTCAAAGGGATCAAGACTCAGCAACCGCACCGTCGCACTGGCCGGCCCACTCACACTCTCGTACGCCGCACAGTAAGCCGCCTCGACGGCCCCCAACCCCGCCGCCCGAGCGGCGACTCCGAGCACGACCGGCTGATGGGCCCCCTTGGGAAAGCGACGAGCCAGGTCATCCAGCTCACCGGACGGCCACGTCGCCCGAGCGGCCCGCATCAACTGCCGCCCCAGCTTGCGCGCCGCCACCCGCAGCGCGGGCGACGGCGTACGGGCGTCGGCCGCCGCGTCCAGGGCCACCGCGTCGACCCCGAGCGCGGCCGCCGCGGCGAGCGAGGCCGCGACCAGCCCCGTCGTGTGCAACCGCCCCCGGCAGAAGTCCTCCAGGCTCGCGGCCCCGGTGATCCGCCCGGCCTTGACGGCTTCCTCCGCCCCGCCGGAGTGTGCGTGCCCTCCGGCGGGAAAACGGCCGTCGGCGAGGACGAGAAGTGCTGCCCGTGACATCGGAACCCAGCTCTCAGAACAGGAAGTACCGCTGGGCCATGGGCAGTTCGGCGGCCGGACTGGCCTCCACCAGCTCCCCGTCGATATGCACGGCGAAGCTGTCGGGATCGACCCGCACCTCGGGCCGCGCGTCGTTCTGCCGCATGTCGGCCTTGGTGACCCCGCGCGTCGACTCGATGGCCACGAACCGCTTGCCGAGCTGGAGCCGCTCGGGAAGCCCGTCCTCGAGGGCGAGCGGCGCCACGAAGTTGAACGAGTTGGAGGCCGGCGCCCGCCCGATCGCCCCGTACATCGGCCTGGGCAGGATCGGCTGCGGCGTCGGGATCGAGGCGTTCGCGTCGCCCATCTGCGCGTACGCGATCTGCCCTCCCTTGATGACGAGGTGGGGCTTGACGCCGAAGAACGCCGGCTCCCACAGCACCAGGTCGGCGAGCTTGCCGGTCTCCACGGAGCCGATCTCGCGGCCGAGGCCCTGCGCGAGCGCGGGGTTGATCGTGTACTTGGCCACGTAGCGCCGCACCCGCAGGTTGTCGGCCCGCCCGTCCCCGGGGAGCGCACCGCGCCGCCGCTTCATCACATGTGCCGTCTGCCAGGTCCGCATGACGACCTCGCCCACCCGGCCCATGGCCTGCGCGTCCGACGAGATGATCGAGATGGCGCCCAGGTCGTGCAGGACGTCCTCCGCGCCGATCGTCGACGGCCGGATCCGCGACTCGGCGAAGGCGAGGTCCTCGGGCACCGCCGCGTTGAGGTGGTGACACACCATCAGCATGTCGAGGTGTTCCTCGGCGGTGTTGACGGTGAACGGCCGCGTCGGGTTGGTCGAGCTGGGCAGCACGTGCGACTCGGAGACGACGGTCATGATGTCCGGCGCATGTCCGCCGCCCGCGCCCTCGGTGTGGTAGGCGTGGATGCCGCGTCCGGCGATGGCTGCCAGGGTGTCACCGACGAAGCCCGCCTCGTTCAGCGTGTCCGTGTGGATGGCGACCTGGATGCCGGTCTGGTCGGCGACGGTCAGCGAGGCGTCGATGACGGCGGGCGTGGAGCCCCAGTCCTCGTGCAGCTTCAGCCCGAGCGCGCCCCCTCGGATCTGCGACAGCATCGCCTCGTGGGAGACGGTGTTGCCCTTGCCGAGGAAGCCGATGTTGAGCGGGTACTGCTCCATCGCCTCCAGCATCCGGGCCAGGTGCCAGGGGCCGGGCGTGACGGTGGTGGCCTTGGAGCCCTCGGCCGGTCCCGTGCCGCCGCCGACGAGCGTGGTGACGCCGGAGGACAGTGCCTCGTCGGCGATCTGCGGACAGATGAAGTGGACGTGCGCGTCTATGGCGCCGGCCGAAAGGATCCGCCCGTTTCCGGCGATGATCTCGGTCTCGGGGCCGATGACGAGGTCGGGGTGCACCCCGTCCATCGTGTCGGGGTTGCCCGCCTTGCCGATGCCGGTGATCCGGCCGTCGCGGATGCCGACGTCGGCCTTGACGATGCCCCAGTGGTCGATGATCACGACACCGGTGATCACCGTGTCGGGGGTGCCCTCCGCACGCGTGGCACGCGACTGCCCCATGGACTCGCGGATGACCTTGCCACCGCCGAACACGGCCTCGTCACCGGCGAGTCCCGGACCGCCGGAACGATCCTCCTCGATCTCGACGAGCAGATCGGTGTCGGCGAGCCGGATGCGGTCGCCGGTCGTCGGCCCGAACAGGTCGGCGTAGGCGGCACGGGAGATCTCAGGCATCGAGGGCACCTCCGGTCTCGCCGCGCAGTCCGGGCACCACGCGGGCGCCGGTGAGCGGGACGAGTTCGACATCGACGGGGATCCCGGGCTCGAAACGCACGGCGGTGCCCGCGGCGACGTTCAGCCGCTTGCCGCGGGCCGCGGCACGGTCGAAGTCCAGGCCGGGGTTGGCCTCGGCGAAGTGATAGTGGGAGCCGACCTGGACGGGCCGGTCGGCGGCGTTGAGGACGGTCAGCCGGGTGACGTCACGGCCCTCGTTGTAGGCGATCGGGCCGTCGGCGAAGAGGATCTCTCCGGGAATCATCGAGTTCCCCTTCAGACGATCGGGTCGTGGACGGTGACGAGCTTGGTGCCGTCCGGGAAGGTCGCCTCGACCTGGACGTCGTGGATCATCTCGGGGATGCCCTCCATGACGTCGTCCCTGGTGAGCAGCTTGCGTCCGGAGGACATGAGCTCGGCGACCGTACGGCCGTCCCGGGCGCCCTCGAGGATGTGCGACGTGATGAGGGCGACGGCCTCCGGGTGGTTCAGCTTCAGGCCACGGGCCCGGCGCTTCTCGGCCACGTCGGCCGCCACGTGGATGAGCAGCCTCTCTTGCTCGTGCGGGGTCAGTTGCACGTCCCACCTCACAGTCCTCGCTCCGGACCGTGCGGGGTCCGGTTGCCGCGGCCACGGGGCAAACTGCCTGGTGGCATGGATGGGAAGGCTAGTTGGGCCGCATTTCAAGCAAGTTAACCGAGCTGTGATCTCTCAGGCGTCGGCGGGCATGCTCATCAGGCCGCGCAGACCGTCCTGGAGGACCTCCACCGGTGCCGCCCCGAACAGGGCCTGCTGGGCGATGAACCCCTGCACGGCGGCGATCATGGTGCGTGCCGCATGCTCCGCGGGGACGTCCGACCGCATCATCCCGGCCTCCTGGTACGCCTCGACGGCCAGCACCCACCTCTCCCGCAGCTCCGTGTACACGTCCGTCAGAACGGCCGCCAGGTCCTCGTTGCGCACGGTCTCCGCCCAGACCTGCAGCATCAGGCGCGGGAACAGCACTTCACCGTCGCCGTTCAGGGACGGCCAGACGCGCAGGGTCCGCCCCAGGACCACGCCCACCAGGATGTCCGGCGGCGGGGGCGGGCTCTGCCGTGTCACGTCGTCGAAAGCCGCGCGGATCTCCCCGAGCACCTCTTTGACGATCGCGGCGATCAGCTCGTCCTTGCCGCTGAAGTAGCGGTAGACCGCCCCGGCCGAGAGGTCGACCTCCTTCAGCACGTCCTGCATGGACGTGGCGTGGAAGCCGTTGCGGGCGAAGAGCCGGGCGGCGCCGTCGAGGATCTGCCGGCGGCGGGCGTCGAGGTGCTCCTGGGATACGCGTGCCATGGTCAAAAAGTAAAACGAACATTCCTTCTTGACAAGCGGCGACCACCCGGAGCACGGTGATGACACAGGTAAAACGAACGATCCTTCTTTTTAGCGCAGCCATCCTCGGGAGACCCCATGTCCACCCCCTCCGCTGCACCGCCCAGGCCCGCCGCACCCCGGCGCCTGATCGCGGTCGTCGTCCTCGTCCCCGTCCTCGCCGCGCTGGCCCTGTGGGCCTTCGCCTGGCCCGCCGCCCGCACGGCCCCCCGCGACCTGCCGCTCGGCGTGGCCGGACCGGCCGCAGCGACGACCCAGGTGGAGCGGCAACTCACACGGCACGAGGGAGCGTTCGAGATCCACCGTTACGCCGACGAGGCCGCCGCCCGGGAGGCCGTCGAGGACCGGACCGTATACGGCGCGGTCGTCGTCACCCGGCAGGGCCCGGAGCTGCTGACCGCGTCGGCCGCGAGCCCGGCCGTCGCCCAGCTGCTCCAGCAGGCGGTGGCACAGCACGCCGCCGCCCAGGGCGCGGAGGTCAGGACGGTCGATGTCGTGCCCGCGCCCGCATCGGACCCGCGCGGCGCGGCCCTCACCGCGAGCGTCCTGCCGCTCGCCCTGGCGGGGATGGCGGCCGGCGCGGCGGTGACCCTGCTCGGGCTGCGCGGGGTGCGTGCCGTGAGCGCCCTGGCCGGTGCCGCCGCCCTGATCGGCGTGACCGCGGCCGCGCTCGCGCACAGCTGGCTCGGCGTTCTCGCCGGCGACTGGTGGGCGGAGGCCGGGGTGTTCGCCCTGACGACGCTGGCCGTGAGCGCCGCCGTGGCCGGGCTCGCCGCCCTCCTCGGCCCCGCCGGGGTCGGGATCATGGCCGCTGTCGTGATGCTGGTCGGCAACCCCTTCTCCGGGGCGGCCTCGGCGCCGCGGATGCTGCCCGAGCCGGTCGGCGTGATCGGCCAGTGGCTGCCGCCCGGGGCGGGCACGACCCTGCTGCGCTCGGTGTCCTTCTTCGACGGCGCGGCGGCGACCGGCCCGGCACTGACGCTGACCTGGTGGGCCGCGCTCGGCCTGGGAGCCGTACTGCTGGGCAACGCCCTCAAGAAGACCCGCACGACCGGCGCCGAGCCCGCGACCGAGAGGGAACCGGCCCCCGTCGGCTGACCGACCGGGCACACCGAACCGACCGGGCACCCCCGCTGTAGCGGACGGGGGTGCACGGTCCTGTGTTTTCCGGGAACCCGAAAGCCGGGCTCTACGCGGGGCCCGACCCCCGGTGCTCGGCGGCGATACCGAAGCGCTGCCGTTCGCGGGGAGCGGACGCGACCTCGCGGACACCGGAGACCGCGCTGACCACCTGCTCCTCGGCGAGTTCCGCCGGCTCCCCCAGCTTCTCCAGTCGCTCCAGGTCAGAGGCGGAGACAAGGGCGACGAGGGGCTTTCCGTGGCGCGTCACGACGACGCGCTCACCGCCGTACACCACGCGATTGATCAGTTCGGCGAGCTCAGCCCTGGCTTGCGTCACCGGAATCTCGTAGGCCATGCTCCCTACGTTACGTCATGTACGTCCTGTACATTTTTTACAGGCACCCCGCCAAGGGAGCGTGAGCCATGACCCGACCGACCGCCCGCCATGTGCTGCCCGAGTTCACCGAGCGCACGAGCAACGGCACCAGGACGCAGGACCCGTACTCGAAGCTGCTCGAGGAGCGGATCGTCTTTCTCGGCACGCAGATCGACGACATCTCGGCGAACGACGTGATGGCCCAGTTCATGTACCTGGAGCACAAGGACCCCGACCGGGGCATCTCGCTGTACATCAATTCGCCGGGCGGCTCCTTCAGCGCCATGTCGGCGATCTACGACACCATGCAGTACGTCACCTGTGACGTGGAGACGATCTGCCTGGGCCAGGCCGGCACGTCCGCCGCGGTGCTGCTCGCCTCGGGCACTCCGGGCAAGCGATTCGCCCTGCCCGGAGCCCGGGTGGTGATCCATCAGCCGGGGCTGCCCGAGCCGGTCCAGGGCCAGGCCAGCGATCTGGCCATCCAGGCCGACGAACTGACGCGCGTTCGGACCCGCCTGGAGGAGATGCTCGCCCGGCACACCGGCCGCAGCCGCGAACAGGTGACCGAGGACATCGAGCGGGACAAGATCATGAACGCCCAAGAGGCCCTGGAGTACGGACTGGTGGACGCGATCATCCCCAGCCGCAAGGCCACCCTCGCGCCGCCCACGGGGCGGTGATCGGCCGGTGCTTCCACCCGAGCTGCCGCCCCTGCCCGCGCTGACCCGCGCGGAGGGCGAGTTGATCGACCGCTATCTCGAGGCGGTGGACCTGCTCGGCCGTATCAACCCGGCCCAGCACGGCGACACCTACCGCGGACTGCGCGCCGCCCAGGCGCTGGTCGGCAAGGCGGCCGCGCTCCGGGACGCGCTGGCGCTGATGCACCAGCGGGGCGAGACCGAGCTGCACGCTCCCACGCTGGCGCGTGCGCTGCGCGTACTGGACGGAGAACGCCGCACGGCTCGCGTCACGGTGCCGCCGCGCTCCGACAGTTGACGACCCGTCCAGACCGGTTCCGGACGTCTCGGCCCACTGCCGAGGCGTCCGGAACGGAGCTGAAACGGACCAAACGACGTACCCCCTTTCGGCGTAGCCACCCGTCCTTTTGAGCACCCGTCAAGCTTGCGCAACAGGCATGACCGCGAGGCGGAATTAGACGTTCCGTCCCTGGTCGGGGCTGCTTGGGCATCTGGACGCCTCCTCGAACAGGGGGGTGTCCACCCGAACGGGTGAGTGGTGAGTAACCCCACAAATCCCCGGTTCCGTTGGGATTTTCGTTCAATCGTGCGTCAAGATCC containing:
- a CDS encoding urease subunit beta, coding for MIPGEILFADGPIAYNEGRDVTRLTVLNAADRPVQVGSHYHFAEANPGLDFDRAAARGKRLNVAAGTAVRFEPGIPVDVELVPLTGARVVPGLRGETGGALDA
- a CDS encoding ATP-dependent Clp protease proteolytic subunit — translated: MTRPTARHVLPEFTERTSNGTRTQDPYSKLLEERIVFLGTQIDDISANDVMAQFMYLEHKDPDRGISLYINSPGGSFSAMSAIYDTMQYVTCDVETICLGQAGTSAAVLLASGTPGKRFALPGARVVIHQPGLPEPVQGQASDLAIQADELTRVRTRLEEMLARHTGRSREQVTEDIERDKIMNAQEALEYGLVDAIIPSRKATLAPPTGR
- a CDS encoding urease subunit gamma, encoding MQLTPHEQERLLIHVAADVAEKRRARGLKLNHPEAVALITSHILEGARDGRTVAELMSSGRKLLTRDDVMEGIPEMIHDVQVEATFPDGTKLVTVHDPIV
- a CDS encoding type II toxin-antitoxin system Phd/YefM family antitoxin, whose protein sequence is MAYEIPVTQARAELAELINRVVYGGERVVVTRHGKPLVALVSASDLERLEKLGEPAELAEEQVVSAVSGVREVASAPRERQRFGIAAEHRGSGPA
- the ureG gene encoding urease accessory protein UreG — protein: MHLDHAHTHDGPSAVSADAHRPDGSRRGLRIGLGGPVGSGKTATVAALCRALRDELSLAVVTNDIYTREDAEFLLREAVLPPERITAVETGACPHTAIRDDISANLEAVEDLEDEVGPLDLILVESGGDNLTATFSKGLVDAQIFVIDVAGGDDIPRKGGPGVTTADLLVVNKTDLAPYVGSDLARMAADAKAQRAELPVVFQSLRSEPGVRDVADWVRAQLAAWTA
- a CDS encoding urease accessory protein UreF, translated to MSRAALLVLADGRFPAGGHAHSGGAEEAVKAGRITGAASLEDFCRGRLHTTGLVAASLAAAAALGVDAVALDAAADARTPSPALRVAARKLGRQLMRAARATWPSGELDDLARRFPKGAHQPVVLGVAARAAGLGAVEAAYCAAYESVSGPASATVRLLSLDPFDATAVLARLASEMDRVVDRAVEAGRRVVGGGVDELPAGSAPLLEIGAEVHAAWAVRLFAS
- a CDS encoding ABC transporter permease, producing the protein MSTPSAAPPRPAAPRRLIAVVVLVPVLAALALWAFAWPAARTAPRDLPLGVAGPAAATTQVERQLTRHEGAFEIHRYADEAAAREAVEDRTVYGAVVVTRQGPELLTASAASPAVAQLLQQAVAQHAAAQGAEVRTVDVVPAPASDPRGAALTASVLPLALAGMAAGAAVTLLGLRGVRAVSALAGAAALIGVTAAALAHSWLGVLAGDWWAEAGVFALTTLAVSAAVAGLAALLGPAGVGIMAAVVMLVGNPFSGAASAPRMLPEPVGVIGQWLPPGAGTTLLRSVSFFDGAAATGPALTLTWWAALGLGAVLLGNALKKTRTTGAEPATEREPAPVG
- a CDS encoding TetR/AcrR family transcriptional regulator; the encoded protein is MARVSQEHLDARRRQILDGAARLFARNGFHATSMQDVLKEVDLSAGAVYRYFSGKDELIAAIVKEVLGEIRAAFDDVTRQSPPPPPDILVGVVLGRTLRVWPSLNGDGEVLFPRLMLQVWAETVRNEDLAAVLTDVYTELRERWVLAVEAYQEAGMMRSDVPAEHAARTMIAAVQGFIAQQALFGAAPVEVLQDGLRGLMSMPADA
- a CDS encoding 1-acyl-sn-glycerol-3-phosphate acyltransferase, coding for MFYYVLKYVLLGPLLRLFFRPRIEGLEHVPATGAAIVAGNHLSFSDHFLMPAMLKRRITFLAKKEYFTGPGIKGRLTAAFFRSAGQIPVDRTGKEAGQAAIREGLGVLSKDELLGIYPEGTRSHDGRLYKGKVGVAVMALKAQVPVIPCAMIGTFEAQPPGKVIPNIHPVTIRFGKPLDFSRYAGMENEKAILRAVTDEIMYAILSLSEQEYVDQYAAVAKAEEAAAKVEKERKFPRLPIS
- a CDS encoding urease accessory protein UreD — its product is MDGVTVSGGVRAVARIVARDDGRGGTSLPVLDGDGPLALRRTRASGAEARVVLVGAMSGPLGGDHFTVEAAVETGARLRLGSAAATIALPGQSKGEARYDVRLSVADGAELHWLPEQLISARGSDLHVTTHVDVGATGRLVLREEQVLGRVGEEPGRLSSRIRVRVAGRVVLDQELACGPGAPGGWDGPAGLGGYRAAGQLLVVRPEFADTPVTPRVLGEHAAVLPLAGPGALVSAVAADARRLRGLLDEALGILD
- a CDS encoding urease subunit alpha; translated protein: MPEISRAAYADLFGPTTGDRIRLADTDLLVEIEEDRSGGPGLAGDEAVFGGGKVIRESMGQSRATRAEGTPDTVITGVVIIDHWGIVKADVGIRDGRITGIGKAGNPDTMDGVHPDLVIGPETEIIAGNGRILSAGAIDAHVHFICPQIADEALSSGVTTLVGGGTGPAEGSKATTVTPGPWHLARMLEAMEQYPLNIGFLGKGNTVSHEAMLSQIRGGALGLKLHEDWGSTPAVIDASLTVADQTGIQVAIHTDTLNEAGFVGDTLAAIAGRGIHAYHTEGAGGGHAPDIMTVVSESHVLPSSTNPTRPFTVNTAEEHLDMLMVCHHLNAAVPEDLAFAESRIRPSTIGAEDVLHDLGAISIISSDAQAMGRVGEVVMRTWQTAHVMKRRRGALPGDGRADNLRVRRYVAKYTINPALAQGLGREIGSVETGKLADLVLWEPAFFGVKPHLVIKGGQIAYAQMGDANASIPTPQPILPRPMYGAIGRAPASNSFNFVAPLALEDGLPERLQLGKRFVAIESTRGVTKADMRQNDARPEVRVDPDSFAVHIDGELVEASPAAELPMAQRYFLF